One window from the genome of Prosthecobacter sp. SYSU 5D2 encodes:
- a CDS encoding carboxy terminal-processing peptidase — MTRNPLSFMAAGVAAISLAFTPARSETNYGQVAMHVAYMLQSQHYSHQDFDDAISAKLLQNYLNMLDFRHVFFTQEDVDSFKSKYDTTLDDHVLMRNISPAIEIYDVYKKRVKERIEFTKKSLKNHKFTFDSSRTIELKRDKAPYPKNKAEQDKLWLDILEDNLLQEKLSDEAKAEDAKKKAEKAAEKAQKEVEGKDGSADAAKPSADKTVAKNETPAKDAEKPTTPEERVLKDYERLLESIEENDQEDVVDFFLSSLSAAYDPHTEYMSVNETENFNIQMKHKLVGIGALLGLVDDVAQIQGIVVGGPADKQGELKLNDKVTGVAQGDADFVETKYMKLQKIVDMIRGDDGSIVRLRVNPADAPSTTKIITIIRGAVELKEKLANAELLITPSEMGPPLKMGWINLSSFYADMEDGTVSTTDDVQRLLTRLMKEKIDGLVLDLRGNGGGSLEEAIRLTGLFVPAGPVVQAKDWRGNISWRECETPKAFYDGPMIVLTDKTSASASEILAAALQDYRRALIVGDKSTFGKGTVQTILPVERFMPFFANKERAGNLKVTIQKFYRIAGGSTQLKGVEPDLVLPSIRDVLDIGEGSADNPLPYDTIPARRYSLVNEKPYPLDELRNRLTSRLANNPEFQYVLDESQRLKERIDRNVASLSLAERQKETAETKARREKQEAERAERVKALNEKLQDDGFKVYHLTLDNVDAAELVPESAFTREQSTGMKMAAKEDGEDAASELAKFPYGLEPMKLEAVNIMRDFLDLTTKRPTTAKAEDKTAN; from the coding sequence GAGACCAATTATGGCCAGGTGGCCATGCACGTGGCCTACATGCTGCAGAGCCAGCATTACTCGCATCAGGATTTTGATGATGCAATCTCGGCCAAGCTGCTGCAAAACTACCTGAACATGCTGGATTTCCGCCATGTCTTCTTCACCCAGGAGGATGTGGACAGCTTCAAAAGCAAGTATGACACCACCCTGGATGACCATGTGCTGATGCGCAACATCAGCCCGGCCATCGAGATCTATGATGTGTATAAGAAGCGCGTCAAAGAGCGCATCGAGTTCACCAAAAAGTCCCTCAAGAACCACAAGTTCACCTTCGACTCCAGCCGCACCATCGAACTGAAGCGGGACAAGGCCCCGTATCCGAAGAACAAGGCGGAGCAGGACAAGCTGTGGCTGGACATCCTTGAGGACAATCTGTTGCAGGAAAAACTGAGCGACGAAGCCAAGGCCGAGGACGCCAAGAAGAAGGCTGAGAAAGCGGCTGAAAAAGCCCAAAAAGAGGTCGAAGGCAAGGATGGTAGCGCTGATGCTGCGAAGCCCTCCGCTGACAAGACCGTGGCCAAAAACGAGACGCCTGCCAAGGACGCCGAAAAACCCACCACGCCTGAGGAGCGCGTGCTGAAGGACTATGAGCGCCTGCTGGAGAGCATCGAGGAAAACGACCAGGAGGACGTGGTGGACTTTTTCTTGTCCAGCCTGTCCGCCGCCTATGATCCGCACACGGAGTACATGAGCGTGAATGAGACGGAGAATTTTAACATCCAGATGAAGCACAAGCTCGTCGGCATTGGAGCCCTCCTAGGACTGGTCGATGACGTGGCCCAGATCCAGGGCATCGTGGTGGGCGGCCCGGCGGACAAACAGGGTGAGCTGAAACTGAATGACAAGGTTACCGGTGTGGCCCAGGGGGATGCGGATTTTGTGGAGACGAAGTACATGAAGCTGCAGAAGATTGTGGACATGATCCGCGGGGATGATGGCAGTATCGTCCGCTTGCGGGTGAACCCTGCGGATGCGCCCTCCACTACCAAGATCATCACCATCATCCGTGGTGCCGTGGAGCTTAAGGAAAAGCTGGCCAATGCCGAGCTGCTCATCACCCCCTCAGAGATGGGTCCGCCGCTGAAGATGGGCTGGATCAACCTGTCCTCCTTTTATGCGGACATGGAAGACGGCACCGTCAGCACCACGGATGACGTGCAGCGCCTGCTTACCCGGCTGATGAAGGAGAAAATCGACGGCCTGGTTCTGGACCTGCGCGGCAATGGTGGCGGCTCTTTGGAAGAAGCCATCCGCCTGACCGGCCTCTTTGTCCCGGCCGGCCCGGTGGTGCAGGCCAAAGACTGGCGCGGCAACATCTCCTGGCGCGAGTGCGAGACGCCGAAGGCCTTTTATGACGGCCCGATGATCGTGCTGACCGACAAGACCAGCGCCTCCGCCTCGGAGATTCTCGCCGCCGCCTTGCAGGACTACCGCCGTGCCCTCATCGTGGGTGACAAGTCCACCTTTGGCAAAGGCACCGTCCAGACCATTCTTCCGGTCGAGCGCTTCATGCCCTTCTTTGCGAACAAAGAGCGTGCCGGGAATCTGAAGGTCACCATCCAGAAATTTTACCGCATCGCCGGCGGGTCCACCCAGCTTAAAGGCGTGGAGCCGGACCTCGTCCTGCCCTCCATCCGCGACGTGCTGGACATCGGCGAAGGCTCTGCCGACAACCCGCTGCCGTATGACACCATTCCTGCCCGCCGCTACAGCCTGGTCAATGAGAAGCCCTACCCGCTGGACGAGCTGCGCAACCGCCTGACCAGCCGCTTGGCAAACAATCCCGAATTCCAGTATGTGCTGGATGAGTCCCAGCGCCTGAAGGAGCGTATTGACCGCAATGTGGCCTCCCTCAGCTTGGCGGAGCGCCAGAAGGAAACAGCCGAAACCAAAGCGCGCAGGGAGAAGCAAGAAGCTGAACGCGCCGAGCGTGTGAAAGCGCTGAATGAAAAGCTCCAGGACGACGGCTTCAAGGTCTATCACCTGACGCTGGACAATGTGGATGCCGCCGAACTTGTTCCTGAGTCTGCATTCACCCGTGAGCAGAGTACTGGCATGAAAATGGCCGCCAAAGAAGACGGCGAAGACGCTGCTTCCGAGCTGGCCAAATTCCCCTATGGTCTTGAGCCAATGAAACTGGAAGCCGTAAATATCATGCGTGACTTTCTTGATCTGACCACCAAGAGGCCAACCACGGCCAAGGCTGAAGACAAGACGGCCAATTGA